The Candidatus Thermoplasmatota archaeon genomic interval TACTTCTTGTTTACAAAAACCTGGTAGATAGTTTGCTGCTTTACCAGAATCAACACCAGTAACCTTGTATCCCATTTCTTCTATTGGTGAAACAACCATGCAGGTATCAGCAACTATGCTACCACCAGCTTTTTCTATTATCTCAGCAAAACCCATTCGCTCTGCCGCTTCTTTCATAACACGTGATGTACATATCCAAACCGGTTTCTTCAAATGTTTACCTTTAAGTTTATCTGCCAATACTGAAATCTCCCTAAGTGAAGCATGTGGGCAACCAAGAATAACTATATCAGGTTCTTTACCTGAGTTGAGTTTTCCGTAAACCTCTCTTATCTCCTTTTTACCAACATTTATGGTCTCCAAATCATCTTTTTTTACAAGGCTTGCCTCTGGTGTAAGGCCTTCAACATGATAAAGAGCAACCGCACCAGACGCAGCCATCGCAGCACCAAGAGCTTTTAGTTGATCTGTATTCGCATCTTTTATACCAATAAAATAAGGTATCTTGTTTTTCACGAGTTTACCAACATGATAACCTAGTGCACCAAAATCTGAACTAAACTCTAAATCAACTTCAACTTTTATTTTAACATGTGGATGCCTGTTTTCATCTAAATGTAAATCATAATTTGGTGTTTTACCACAGATTGCTGCAGCAAGAGCAGAAGGCCCACCTTCTCTATTGGTTCTTGCACCAATTACCGAGTTTGAAAATGAAACAGCTGAGCTTTCCGACCAAGCAATATGCTCCCTGAATCTTGGTAAATTACCAGCTAGATACGGTGTACAGGTAGAAGTTACTATTATTCCCATTTTTTTAAAAGCATTCATTATACGTAACTGATTTTTAGCAAAAGACTCTGGAAAACCAAGTTTCTCCCAGTTTTCCAGGTCCATCCCGGCTGGGTTCAGGAAAGTTAGAACCTTCACCTTTGCACCTTTTTCCGCAAGGTCTTCTAAAAATTCTGTACCAGGATCAGCAATAGATTTATATGATACCCCAGCGACCTGTACAGAACCAACAGGTATCATTTTATCTGCTTTGTAAATTTCACCAAGACGAACAAGGAGTCTAAACATTCTTTCCATTACTTCGCCTTGCTCGCCATCAAGAATTTTTTCTTCTTCCTTTGTTAGATACATAAGGACACCTACCCCAAGTATGGACAGGGTTATATTCTTGTAATATTTTATTGTTTTTGTAAAAAAATGAAACTTAAACAACTCTCAGAAGATTTTATCGTAGAAGAAATACCCAATTTCAAGATATCAAAAAAACAAAGATAGATACCAAATTTTTCTAATGGAAAAAAAGGAACTTGACACATTTGATGCTGTTAAAATCATATCAAAAGAATTAAAAATTCCTTC includes:
- a CDS encoding aconitase X catalytic domain-containing protein, translated to MYLTKEEEKILDGEQGEVMERMFRLLVRLGEIYKADKMIPVGSVQVAGVSYKSIADPGTEFLEDLAEKGAKVKVLTFLNPAGMDLENWEKLGFPESFAKNQLRIMNAFKKMGIIVTSTCTPYLAGNLPRFREHIAWSESSAVSFSNSVIGARTNREGGPSALAAAICGKTPNYDLHLDENRHPHVKIKVEVDLEFSSDFGALGYHVGKLVKNKIPYFIGIKDANTDQLKALGAAMAASGAVALYHVEGLTPEASLVKKDDLETINVGKKEIREVYGKLNSGKEPDIVILGCPHASLREISVLADKLKGKHLKKPVWICTSRVMKEAAERMGFAEIIEKAGGSIVADTCMVVSPIEEMGYKVTGVDSGKAANYLPGFCKQEVFFADINKLIEVQT